A stretch of Manis javanica isolate MJ-LG chromosome 1, MJ_LKY, whole genome shotgun sequence DNA encodes these proteins:
- the LIMS1 gene encoding LIM and senescent cell antigen-like-containing domain protein 1 isoform X8, translating to MAGPGRPRPSAIPEHEEAPRAAPLSVRRAAADEAERAESRLQRRRSDVKVYKEFCDFYAKFNMAHALASATCERCKGGFAPAEKIVNSNGELYHEQCFVCAQCFQQFPEGLFYEASLQLDGCVQAFV from the exons ATGGCGGGCCCGGGCCGCCCGCGCCCCTCGGCCATCCCCGAGCACGAGGAGGCCCCCCGGGCGGCCCCGCTGAGCGTGCGCCGCGCCGCCGCCGACGAGGCCGAGAGGGCCGAGTCCAGACTGCAGCGCAGGCGCAGCGACGTCAAAGTCTACAAGGAGTTCTGTGACTTTTATGCGAAATT CAACATGGCCCACGCCCTGGCCAGCGCCACCTGTGAGCGCTGCAAGGGTGGCTTCGCGCCCGCCGAGAAGATCGTCAACAGCAACGGTGAACTGTACCACGAGCAGTGCTTTGTGTGCGCCCAGTGCTTCCAGCAGTTCCCCGAGGGCCTTTTCTATGAG GCCAGTCTACAGTTGGATGGTTGTGTCCAGGCATTTGTCTGA